One part of the Truepera radiovictrix DSM 17093 genome encodes these proteins:
- the murD gene encoding UDP-N-acetylmuramoyl-L-alanine--D-glutamate ligase, which translates to MNVLVYGLGRSGGAVARLLRRQGHAVWTFDAQHPQGEDLAALGCRATSAPLEVPAELCIAAPGVPWDAPDLAALRARGVETIGEVEWVYRTVDAPILGITGTAGKTTVTRWLSHTLTLAGLDAPAGGNVDPALAAVAAPGRVLVTELSSFQLERCPSLHPRVAVVLNLGRDHLDRHGSLAAYHAAKKRLIAHLTPEDTFVYNHDDPLVRAWAEASPARTWGFSAAPTPGSAAHLADGMLTLHGRPLVAVRALQLTGQHHRLNALAVALAAAAWGLGDEAIRAGLESFSGVPGRYSVVGEVAGVRFVEDSIATRTLAVQAALAATPAPVVWLLGGQDKGASFAELEALVRDRVVLALCFGEAGPAFAAQLSAWTETHVIPDRDGEAALRRATALAAERLRGSGGTVLLAPLAASFDQFGNYQARAEAFRRAVTALHTPKEALWTGFSSSRS; encoded by the coding sequence CAGGGTGAGGACCTCGCGGCGCTCGGCTGTCGCGCTACGAGCGCGCCCCTAGAGGTCCCGGCCGAGCTCTGCATCGCCGCCCCCGGCGTGCCCTGGGACGCCCCCGACCTCGCCGCGCTGCGCGCGCGCGGGGTCGAGACCATCGGTGAGGTCGAGTGGGTCTACCGCACGGTCGACGCCCCCATCCTGGGCATCACCGGTACGGCGGGGAAGACGACCGTGACGCGCTGGCTCTCGCACACGCTGACCCTTGCCGGCCTCGACGCCCCCGCCGGCGGCAACGTCGACCCCGCGCTCGCGGCCGTCGCCGCACCCGGCCGGGTGCTGGTGACCGAGCTCTCGTCGTTTCAGCTCGAGCGCTGTCCGAGCCTGCACCCCCGCGTCGCCGTGGTGCTCAACCTGGGCCGCGACCACCTCGACCGCCACGGCTCGCTGGCGGCCTACCACGCGGCCAAAAAACGCCTGATCGCCCACCTCACCCCGGAGGACACCTTCGTCTACAACCACGACGACCCCTTGGTGCGCGCCTGGGCCGAGGCGTCGCCCGCGCGCACGTGGGGGTTTTCGGCCGCGCCCACGCCCGGGAGCGCCGCCCACCTCGCCGACGGGATGCTCACGCTCCACGGCCGGCCGCTTGTAGCGGTGCGCGCGCTGCAGCTCACGGGCCAGCACCACCGGCTCAACGCGCTCGCCGTCGCCCTCGCGGCCGCCGCCTGGGGACTAGGCGACGAGGCGATCCGCGCGGGGCTCGAGAGCTTTTCGGGGGTGCCGGGGCGCTACAGCGTGGTCGGCGAGGTGGCGGGCGTGCGCTTCGTCGAGGACTCCATCGCCACGCGCACCCTGGCCGTCCAGGCGGCGCTCGCCGCGACCCCCGCCCCCGTGGTGTGGCTTCTAGGTGGGCAGGACAAGGGCGCGAGCTTCGCCGAGTTGGAGGCTTTGGTGCGCGACAGGGTCGTGCTCGCCCTCTGCTTCGGCGAGGCGGGCCCGGCGTTCGCCGCGCAGCTGTCGGCTTGGACCGAAACCCACGTCATCCCGGACCGTGACGGCGAGGCGGCGCTGCGACGCGCCACCGCGCTCGCCGCCGAACGCTTGAGGGGCTCCGGCGGCACCGTGCTGCTCGCGCCGCTCGCCGCCTCGTTCGATCAGTTTGGCAACTACCAAGCGCGCGCCGAGGCCTTTCGGCGCGCCGTGACCGCGCTGCACACGCCCAAGGAGGCGCTATGGACTGGCTTCTCTTCCTCGCGCAGCTGA
- a CDS encoding FtsW/RodA/SpoVE family cell cycle protein has protein sequence MDWLLFLAQLSLGVLGVLGVATSSPETWPEHLVRVTIALALTVVVSRVSPQRVVKVSPFFYVGVLALLALVLVIGISPEGSDSRRWLLIGNFTLQPSELMKVAVIAYLTAFFHNHLGNWQIWRPMLVMGLAVGLIIAEPNVSTAVFIFLLGLSVMVAAGTTIVRLVSIGAAAGLIAALIAGPYLRQFPYISARITGFRDLWGARADTLGDTYQADRAQRIISEAGLFGLGSGQPVSIPAASTDMIAVSLAHALGLIGVLTLIALYLFIVLRGLEIAASLKGPGALLAAGASAYVGGQAALNLLVAAGLLPVTGVPLPFVSDGFNSLLSVGMAMGLMQSAYREARRSAPAAAAKGPALSG, from the coding sequence ATGGACTGGCTTCTCTTCCTCGCGCAGCTGAGCCTCGGGGTGCTCGGGGTGCTCGGCGTCGCCACGAGCTCGCCGGAGACCTGGCCCGAGCACCTCGTGCGCGTCACCATCGCGCTCGCGCTCACCGTCGTGGTCTCGCGCGTGTCGCCGCAGCGCGTCGTCAAGGTGAGCCCCTTTTTCTACGTCGGGGTGCTCGCGCTGCTCGCGCTGGTGCTCGTCATCGGCATCTCCCCCGAGGGGAGCGATTCGCGGCGCTGGCTGCTCATCGGCAACTTTACGCTGCAACCCTCTGAACTCATGAAAGTCGCCGTGATCGCCTATCTCACCGCGTTTTTCCACAACCACCTGGGCAACTGGCAGATCTGGCGCCCGATGCTCGTCATGGGGCTCGCAGTCGGCCTCATCATCGCCGAACCAAACGTCAGCACGGCGGTCTTTATCTTTCTGCTGGGGCTTTCGGTGATGGTCGCCGCGGGCACCACCATCGTCCGTCTGGTCAGCATCGGCGCCGCGGCGGGCCTTATCGCCGCGCTCATCGCCGGCCCCTACCTCCGCCAGTTCCCCTACATCAGCGCGCGCATCACCGGTTTTCGCGACCTCTGGGGGGCGCGCGCCGATACCCTCGGCGACACCTACCAAGCCGACCGCGCCCAACGCATCATCAGCGAGGCGGGGCTTTTCGGCCTCGGCTCGGGGCAGCCGGTCAGCATCCCGGCGGCGAGCACCGACATGATCGCCGTGTCGCTCGCGCACGCGCTCGGGCTGATCGGCGTGCTCACGCTTATCGCGCTCTACCTCTTTATCGTGCTGCGCGGGCTCGAGATCGCCGCGAGCCTCAAAGGCCCGGGGGCGCTCCTCGCCGCCGGGGCGAGCGCCTACGTGGGCGGCCAGGCCGCCCTCAACCTCCTCGTCGCCGCCGGGTTGCTGCCGGTCACGGGGGTGCCGCTGCCCTTCGTCTCAGACGGCTTTAACAGCCTGCTCTCGGTCGGCATGGCGATGGGGCTTATGCAGAGCGCCTACCGCGAAGCGCGCCGCAGCGCCCCCGCAGCCGCGGCGAAAGGTCCCGCTCTTAGCGGATGA
- the murG gene encoding undecaprenyldiphospho-muramoylpentapeptide beta-N-acetylglucosaminyltransferase, producing MKPVLLATGGTGGHIYPALALARALAACGYEVAFIGQQGGLEAKLVPDAGFAFWGVRAGKYDRSRPDPRQAVRAALGLSDALAALRRLRPALVVGFGGFAAFPGLAAARLSGVPWALHEQNAYPGLVTRLFARGARFIGVAQPGVAAHLPRAARERVVTVGMPVREERLPKSEARRRLGLPEAVTLTLVLGGSQGSALLNRAVPEAFAALGAQAPHWVLHSSGAAHLETVRAHLQSCLSPSQRERYRVAPYLDTVLAWSAADLGVTRAGTGTLAEAAFHGVPLLMVPLSTAADNHQLHNARAVARDRAGTVVEERDLQPVTLAAAWRHLLEPETRARAAAAARERSPAGATARLCERVVQELNPPRAPRSPRTLGEQETA from the coding sequence ATGAAACCCGTGCTGCTCGCTACCGGCGGGACCGGAGGCCACATCTACCCGGCGCTGGCGCTCGCGCGCGCGCTCGCCGCTTGCGGCTACGAGGTCGCGTTTATCGGGCAGCAGGGGGGGCTCGAGGCCAAGCTCGTCCCCGATGCGGGCTTCGCCTTTTGGGGGGTGCGCGCCGGCAAGTACGACCGCAGCCGCCCCGACCCGCGCCAAGCCGTCCGGGCGGCGCTCGGTTTAAGCGACGCGCTCGCCGCTCTGCGCCGCCTCCGCCCCGCGCTCGTGGTCGGTTTCGGCGGCTTCGCCGCCTTTCCGGGGCTCGCGGCGGCGCGCCTGTCGGGCGTCCCCTGGGCGCTCCACGAACAGAACGCCTATCCGGGCCTCGTCACGCGCCTTTTCGCCCGCGGCGCGCGCTTTATCGGGGTCGCGCAGCCGGGCGTTGCCGCGCACCTGCCGCGCGCGGCGCGCGAGCGCGTCGTCACGGTCGGTATGCCGGTGCGCGAAGAGCGGCTGCCTAAGAGCGAGGCGCGCCGCCGCCTCGGCCTCCCGGAAGCGGTGACGCTGACGCTCGTCCTCGGGGGGAGCCAGGGCTCCGCGCTCCTCAACCGCGCGGTCCCCGAAGCGTTCGCGGCGCTCGGCGCGCAAGCCCCCCACTGGGTGCTGCATAGCAGCGGCGCGGCGCACCTGGAGACGGTACGGGCGCACCTGCAAAGCTGCCTCAGCCCGAGCCAGCGGGAACGCTACCGGGTAGCACCCTACCTCGACACCGTGTTAGCGTGGTCTGCAGCCGACCTCGGCGTGACGCGCGCGGGCACGGGGACGCTCGCCGAAGCCGCCTTTCACGGGGTACCGCTCCTCATGGTCCCCTTGAGCACGGCCGCCGACAACCACCAACTCCACAACGCGCGGGCGGTGGCGCGCGACCGCGCGGGCACCGTGGTTGAGGAACGCGACCTCCAACCGGTGACCCTAGCCGCCGCGTGGCGCCACCTGCTCGAGCCAGAGACTAGGGCGCGCGCCGCGGCGGCCGCCCGCGAGCGCTCCCCCGCCGGGGCTACCGCGCGCCTTTGCGAGCGGGTGGTGCAGGAGCTCAACCCCCCACGAGCGCCGAGGTCACCGCGCACACTGGGGGAGCAGGAGACCGCATGA
- the murC gene encoding UDP-N-acetylmuramate--L-alanine ligase: MKPHLHFMGIAGVGMSGLARWYLADGYRVSGCDALESPELHTLRRQGIEAHLGHDPAHVAHADLLVTSTAIPEAHPEVQAARAQGKRTLRRIELLAELLNRRRSVAVTGTHGKSTTTGMIATLFLKAGCDPSVLVGGHLAALGSNVRYGHGAWIIAEVDESDPGFAALPSELAVVTNLEDDHIAGDFSERRNYHASLEALEAATASFAARSERVLFCADWPSLGPLLGGLPNAVTYGLSEGASYRASVCALSAAGSHFTFHAPHTPPVEVRLLVPGRHNVQNAAAALAAAHLAGLDLKAAAEHLSTFGGVGRRWQRRGSVRGALVIDDYAHHPTEVRVTLEAARHTGRRVRAVLQPHRWVRTARHWPALADAAALADEVLVLEVYGAGEAAIPGVSARRIVERLQAAGTPASFHSAASAQSYLAESLEQNDLVITLGAGDVWEVAEGVVALAGGDDGSA, from the coding sequence ATGAAACCGCATCTTCACTTTATGGGCATCGCGGGCGTCGGGATGAGCGGGCTCGCCCGCTGGTACCTCGCCGACGGCTACCGCGTGTCGGGCTGCGACGCGCTTGAGAGCCCCGAGCTGCACACGCTGCGGCGCCAGGGGATCGAGGCGCACCTCGGCCACGACCCAGCCCACGTCGCACACGCCGACCTGCTCGTCACGAGCACCGCGATCCCCGAAGCGCACCCCGAGGTGCAAGCCGCGCGCGCGCAGGGCAAACGGACGCTGCGGCGCATCGAGCTCCTCGCCGAGCTCTTAAACCGCCGGCGCAGCGTCGCCGTGACCGGCACGCACGGTAAAAGCACCACCACGGGGATGATCGCCACCTTGTTTTTAAAAGCGGGCTGCGACCCCTCGGTCTTGGTCGGTGGGCACCTCGCCGCGCTCGGCTCGAACGTCCGCTACGGCCACGGGGCGTGGATAATCGCCGAGGTCGACGAGTCCGACCCCGGCTTCGCCGCCCTCCCCTCGGAGCTCGCCGTCGTCACCAACTTAGAGGACGACCACATCGCCGGCGACTTTAGCGAGCGGCGCAACTACCACGCCTCACTCGAGGCGCTCGAGGCGGCCACCGCGAGCTTCGCCGCGCGCTCAGAGCGCGTCCTCTTCTGCGCCGATTGGCCGTCGCTGGGGCCCCTGTTGGGCGGGCTGCCGAACGCGGTCACCTACGGGCTCAGCGAGGGGGCGAGCTACCGCGCGTCGGTGTGCGCGCTCTCGGCCGCGGGCAGCCACTTTACCTTTCACGCCCCCCACACCCCACCCGTCGAGGTGCGGCTCCTCGTGCCGGGGCGCCACAACGTCCAAAACGCCGCAGCGGCGCTCGCCGCGGCCCACCTAGCGGGGCTCGACCTCAAGGCGGCGGCCGAGCACCTGAGCACCTTCGGTGGCGTCGGCCGCCGCTGGCAGCGGCGCGGCAGCGTGCGCGGCGCGCTCGTGATCGACGACTACGCCCACCACCCGACCGAGGTGCGGGTCACCCTCGAGGCCGCGCGCCACACCGGTCGGCGGGTGCGGGCGGTGCTGCAACCGCACCGCTGGGTCCGCACCGCCCGCCACTGGCCCGCCCTGGCCGACGCCGCCGCTTTGGCCGACGAGGTGCTCGTCTTGGAGGTCTACGGGGCGGGCGAGGCGGCCATCCCCGGCGTCTCGGCGCGGCGCATCGTCGAGCGCCTTCAAGCGGCGGGCACACCCGCGAGCTTTCATAGCGCCGCCTCGGCGCAGAGCTACTTAGCCGAGAGCTTAGAGCAGAACGACCTGGTGATCACCCTGGGGGCGGGCGACGTCTGGGAGGTCGCCGAGGGGGTCGTCGCGCTCGCCGGGGGGGACGATGGCAGCGCCTAA
- a CDS encoding UDP-N-acetylmuramate dehydrogenase — MAAPKVVPLAPLTTLGVGGPAELWVVESHAELVEATREPFRVLGGGSNLLIADAGVPERVIKLGRAYNDVRAFGPAAASAAGIWLGGATPLPGLVRRAAALGLSGLEGLLGVPATLGGAVVMNAGTRFGEMADTLQEVEVLLEGRLERLSAAELGLGYRTSALPPKAVLTRARLRLSPSSQTRVRARLAEVDAARRGQPKAKSAGCAFKNPPGDSAGRLIDALGLKGLRVGGAMISPEHGNFVVNLGGATAGDVVALLERVRERSSVPLETEWELWGFGPREEALCAAP; from the coding sequence ATGGCAGCGCCTAAGGTGGTGCCGCTCGCACCGCTCACCACCTTGGGCGTCGGGGGGCCGGCGGAGCTGTGGGTGGTCGAGTCGCACGCCGAGCTCGTCGAGGCTACCCGCGAACCCTTCCGCGTCCTCGGGGGGGGGTCCAACCTGCTCATCGCCGACGCCGGGGTTCCCGAGCGGGTCATCAAGCTCGGCCGCGCGTACAACGACGTGCGCGCCTTCGGCCCCGCAGCGGCGAGCGCCGCGGGGATCTGGTTGGGCGGCGCGACGCCGCTCCCGGGGCTCGTGCGCCGCGCCGCCGCGCTCGGGCTCTCGGGGCTCGAGGGGCTCTTGGGCGTCCCCGCGACCCTAGGCGGCGCCGTGGTGATGAACGCGGGCACCCGCTTTGGCGAGATGGCCGACACCCTGCAGGAGGTCGAGGTGCTCTTAGAGGGGCGACTCGAGCGCCTCAGCGCCGCCGAGCTCGGCCTCGGTTACCGCACGAGCGCCTTGCCACCAAAGGCGGTGCTCACCCGCGCGCGCCTGCGCCTTAGCCCCTCGAGCCAGACGCGCGTCAGGGCGCGCCTCGCCGAAGTCGACGCCGCGCGGCGGGGGCAACCCAAGGCGAAGTCGGCGGGGTGCGCCTTTAAAAACCCCCCCGGCGACAGCGCGGGGCGGCTTATCGACGCCCTCGGCCTCAAGGGGTTGCGCGTCGGCGGGGCGATGATCTCGCCCGAACACGGCAACTTCGTCGTCAACCTCGGGGGGGCGACCGCAGGGGACGTCGTGGCGCTTTTGGAGCGGGTGCGGGAGCGCTCGAGCGTACCCTTGGAGACCGAGTGGGAGCTCTGGGGGTTCGGGCCGCGCGAGGAGGCGCTATGCGCCGCCCCCTAG
- a CDS encoding cell division protein FtsQ/DivIB, with product MRRPLVLLLLLCTALLVGSRFYPRVRYVDVAGAAHYTAAELAALAGLKPGQPLLWVSTWSLAGLTRDPWVESARVVRRWPERVLLEVTERTPAFRYGERVYALDGTVLPGADPLAAPVTLTGWGASRLEEATELLRLLADFQPEVLSYSPSGFTVFFADSTLYTPDVASLRAHWSGFVEHRGFSVAVYPWGVSVQP from the coding sequence ATGCGCCGCCCCCTAGTGCTGCTGCTCCTTTTGTGTACCGCGCTGCTCGTCGGCTCACGCTTCTACCCACGCGTCCGCTACGTCGACGTCGCCGGTGCCGCGCACTACACCGCCGCCGAGCTCGCCGCGCTGGCGGGTCTAAAACCCGGCCAACCGCTCTTGTGGGTCAGCACCTGGAGCCTCGCGGGGCTGACGCGCGACCCCTGGGTCGAGAGCGCCCGCGTCGTACGCCGCTGGCCCGAGCGCGTGCTGCTCGAGGTGACCGAACGCACCCCCGCCTTTCGGTACGGCGAGAGGGTCTACGCCCTAGATGGTACAGTCTTACCCGGTGCAGACCCGCTGGCGGCGCCCGTGACCCTGACGGGGTGGGGCGCGAGCCGCTTAGAGGAGGCCACAGAGCTTTTGCGCCTCCTCGCCGACTTTCAACCGGAGGTGTTAAGCTATTCGCCGAGCGGCTTTACGGTTTTTTTCGCCGATTCCACCCTCTACACCCCCGACGTCGCGTCTTTGCGAGCACACTGGTCGGGGTTTGTGGAACACCGGGGTTTCAGCGTCGCCGTCTACCCTTGGGGAGTGAGCGTACAACCATGA
- the ftsA gene encoding cell division protein FtsA gives MGVTDERIVVGLDIGTTKICTVIGEVASDGVLDIIGEGTVPSDGLRKGVVVNLERTIASVRQSVAAAERVAGVEVKDAWIGVAGTHLRAFTSHGMAAIRRGQQISEADVERTIENARAVPLEANMDVIHVIPQEYVVDGQDGIKDPVGMSGVRLEVDVHIIAGAQGPLQNLSRCARDAHVEVSGMVVQALASGLAVLDRNERELTTVLIDIGGGTTDVGVFRRGTLTDSAVIPLGGDHITQDISQLLRIPPDEAERVKKKYGVAVPELADREVALEVSHPNYTASLSTFELAQVIRPRVVEILDFVKRSVEQRLGAMELLAGNVVITGGASLMPGIEQVATERFRLPVRIGKPVEVSGLVDVVASPAHATAVGLVRYGVLQGHALAPSGNRPRLMQSAGQSVGGWFQNIRNFLKDFF, from the coding sequence GTGGGCGTGACAGACGAACGGATCGTCGTCGGGTTAGACATCGGCACCACAAAGATCTGCACGGTGATCGGTGAGGTCGCCTCCGACGGCGTGCTCGACATTATCGGCGAGGGCACGGTGCCCTCAGACGGCCTGCGCAAGGGGGTCGTGGTCAACCTCGAGCGCACCATCGCGTCGGTGCGGCAGTCGGTCGCCGCCGCCGAACGCGTCGCCGGCGTCGAGGTCAAAGACGCCTGGATCGGCGTCGCCGGCACGCACCTGCGCGCCTTTACGAGCCACGGGATGGCGGCCATCCGGCGCGGCCAGCAGATTAGCGAGGCCGACGTCGAACGCACCATCGAAAACGCGCGCGCCGTGCCCCTAGAGGCCAACATGGACGTCATCCACGTGATCCCGCAGGAGTACGTGGTCGACGGCCAAGACGGCATCAAAGACCCGGTCGGGATGAGCGGCGTGCGTTTAGAGGTCGACGTGCACATTATCGCCGGGGCGCAGGGGCCGCTGCAGAACCTAAGCCGCTGCGCCCGCGACGCCCACGTCGAGGTGAGCGGGATGGTGGTGCAGGCGCTCGCCTCGGGCCTCGCCGTGTTGGACCGCAACGAGCGCGAGCTCACCACGGTGTTGATCGATATCGGCGGCGGCACCACCGACGTCGGCGTCTTTCGCCGCGGCACGCTGACCGACTCGGCGGTGATCCCGTTGGGCGGCGACCACATCACCCAAGACATCTCGCAACTGCTGCGCATCCCCCCCGACGAAGCCGAGCGGGTCAAGAAAAAGTACGGCGTCGCGGTACCTGAGCTCGCCGACCGCGAGGTCGCTCTGGAGGTGTCGCACCCGAACTACACCGCCTCGCTCTCGACCTTTGAACTCGCGCAGGTGATCCGCCCGCGGGTGGTGGAGATTTTAGACTTCGTCAAACGCTCGGTCGAACAGCGCCTGGGCGCGATGGAGCTGCTCGCCGGCAACGTCGTCATCACCGGCGGGGCGTCGCTCATGCCCGGGATCGAACAGGTCGCCACCGAACGCTTTCGCCTCCCCGTACGGATCGGCAAACCCGTGGAGGTCTCGGGTTTGGTCGACGTCGTCGCGAGCCCTGCGCACGCGACCGCCGTCGGTTTGGTACGCTACGGCGTCCTGCAGGGGCACGCGCTCGCCCCCTCGGGGAACCGGCCGCGGCTGATGCAGAGCGCGGGGCAGTCGGTGGGGGGCTGGTTCCAAAATATCCGCAACTTTTTGAAGGATTTCTTTTAA